The Lacrimispora xylanolytica genome has a segment encoding these proteins:
- a CDS encoding glycoside hydrolase family 1 protein: MSVFTENFLWGGAVAANQCEGAWNVDGKGVSTSDVCTGGSHTKSKRITRTMEPDTFYPSREAIDFYHRYKEDIALFAEMGFKVFRFSIAWARIFPTGMEAEPNEAGLEFYDKVINECLKYNIEPLVTISHYEMPFALTEKYNGWSSRECIDFYVKYAKTLFNRYKGKVKYWLTFNEINAGTMPMGNFLSLGILNEGTTDFNNQVDVPILRFQGLHHQFVASALAVKAGHEIDPQCKIGCMIAHMTTYPLTCNPDDVLKAQQQNQISNLLCGDVHVRGEYPHFMKRYFKENNLEIKMEPGDEAILKEGCVDFYTFSYYMSNCATAKADASISSGNIMGGAKNPYLEASDWGWQIDPKGLRYTLNELYGRYRIPLMVVENGLGAYDTIEEDGTIHDDYRIDYLRKHIVQMGEAIEDGVELMGYTPWGCIDLVSASTGEMAKRYGFIYVEKYDDGSGDLSRRKKKSFDWYQKVIETNGAALD; the protein is encoded by the coding sequence ATGTCTGTATTTACTGAAAACTTTTTATGGGGAGGTGCGGTCGCTGCCAATCAGTGTGAAGGTGCCTGGAATGTCGATGGAAAGGGAGTATCCACCTCTGATGTCTGTACCGGAGGTTCCCATACAAAATCCAAACGAATTACAAGAACCATGGAGCCTGATACCTTTTATCCAAGCCGGGAAGCCATTGATTTTTATCACCGCTACAAGGAAGATATTGCCTTGTTTGCGGAAATGGGTTTTAAGGTGTTCCGTTTTTCCATTGCATGGGCCAGGATCTTTCCAACGGGAATGGAAGCGGAGCCAAATGAGGCAGGGCTTGAATTCTATGATAAGGTGATTAATGAGTGCTTAAAATATAACATTGAGCCCCTTGTTACCATTTCTCATTACGAGATGCCTTTTGCCCTTACAGAGAAGTATAACGGCTGGTCTTCCAGAGAGTGTATTGATTTCTATGTGAAGTATGCAAAGACTTTATTTAACCGTTATAAAGGAAAGGTAAAGTACTGGCTGACCTTTAATGAAATTAATGCAGGAACCATGCCTATGGGCAACTTCCTTTCCCTTGGTATTTTAAATGAAGGGACTACGGACTTTAACAATCAGGTGGATGTTCCAATTCTTCGTTTTCAGGGGCTTCATCATCAGTTTGTTGCAAGTGCTTTGGCTGTGAAAGCAGGCCATGAGATTGATCCACAGTGCAAGATTGGCTGTATGATTGCCCATATGACCACTTATCCTCTGACCTGTAATCCAGATGATGTCCTTAAGGCACAGCAACAGAATCAGATTTCAAATCTGCTCTGTGGAGATGTTCATGTGCGGGGAGAGTATCCTCATTTTATGAAGCGTTACTTTAAGGAGAATAACCTTGAGATTAAGATGGAGCCGGGAGATGAGGCGATTTTAAAGGAGGGCTGTGTAGATTTCTATACCTTCAGCTACTATATGTCAAACTGTGCGACTGCTAAAGCGGATGCCTCAATTTCTTCCGGAAATATTATGGGAGGAGCAAAGAATCCTTATCTTGAAGCCAGTGATTGGGGCTGGCAGATTGATCCTAAGGGTCTGCGCTATACCTTAAATGAGCTTTACGGACGTTACCGGATTCCCCTTATGGTGGTGGAAAATGGACTGGGAGCTTATGACACCATAGAAGAAGACGGTACCATTCATGATGATTACCGCATCGACTATTTAAGAAAGCATATCGTTCAGATGGGTGAGGCGATCGAAGACGGCGTTGAGCTGATGGGATATACTCCCTGGGGCTGTATTGATTTGGTCAGTGCATCTACCGGAGAGATGGCAAAGCGTTACGGCTTCATCTACGTGGAAAAATACGATGACGGAAGCGGTGATTTATCCAGAAGAAAGAAAAAATCATTTGACTGGTATCAGAAAGTGATTGAAACCAACGGAGCGGCATTAGATTAA
- a CDS encoding ABC transporter substrate-binding protein, with amino-acid sequence MKKRFLSVLTVAVMTAATILTGCSGTQTAATTAAPAATESKSEAATTEASKDETKAEAKEGEKKEIVVGFSQVGAESDWRTANTESMKSTFTEANGYKLIFDDAQQKQENQLKAVRNFIQQDVDYIVIAPVTETGWDTVLQEAKDAGIPVIIVDRMINVSDDSLYTAWVGSNFLQEGYDAVAWLDGYLKANNKADKEINIVTIQGTIGSSAQIGRTNGVEEKMKDHPKWKMLERQTGEFTQAKGQEVMESFLKTYNNIDVVIAENDNMAFGAIDAIKAAGKTCGPKGDITIISFDAVAAAFDSMIAGDMNVSVECNPLHGPRVAEIIQKLEKGETVDKIAYVKEGVFPADTAAAEKPKRQY; translated from the coding sequence ATGAAGAAAAGATTTTTAAGCGTGTTAACAGTAGCAGTTATGACCGCGGCTACGATTCTCACAGGCTGCAGCGGCACACAGACCGCAGCGACAACCGCAGCTCCGGCAGCAACAGAAAGCAAATCGGAGGCAGCCACCACAGAGGCTTCAAAGGATGAGACCAAAGCAGAGGCAAAGGAAGGCGAAAAGAAAGAAATCGTAGTAGGTTTCTCTCAGGTAGGAGCAGAGTCTGACTGGAGAACTGCCAATACCGAATCCATGAAATCCACATTTACAGAGGCCAATGGATATAAGCTGATTTTTGACGATGCTCAGCAGAAACAGGAGAATCAGTTAAAGGCAGTTCGTAACTTTATTCAGCAGGATGTCGATTATATCGTAATCGCACCGGTTACTGAGACCGGCTGGGATACTGTATTACAGGAAGCAAAGGATGCCGGAATTCCGGTTATCATCGTTGACCGTATGATCAATGTATCCGATGATTCCTTATATACCGCATGGGTTGGCTCTAACTTCCTTCAGGAAGGCTATGATGCAGTGGCTTGGCTTGACGGTTATTTAAAGGCCAACAACAAGGCTGACAAAGAGATTAATATCGTAACCATTCAGGGAACCATCGGTTCTTCTGCACAGATCGGACGTACTAATGGTGTGGAAGAGAAGATGAAAGACCATCCGAAGTGGAAGATGTTAGAGCGTCAGACCGGTGAATTCACACAGGCAAAGGGTCAGGAGGTTATGGAGTCCTTCTTAAAGACCTATAATAATATTGATGTTGTAATCGCTGAAAATGATAACATGGCTTTTGGAGCCATTGATGCCATCAAGGCAGCAGGAAAGACCTGTGGACCGAAGGGTGATATCACCATCATTTCCTTTGATGCTGTTGCAGCAGCCTTTGATTCTATGATCGCAGGTGATATGAACGTTTCTGTAGAATGTAATCCTCTTCACGGACCAAGAGTTGCTGAAATTATCCAGAAGCTTGAAAAGGGCGAAACTGTAGATAAGATCGCTTATGTAAAAGAGGGCGTATTCCCAGCAGATACCGCAGCAGCAGAAAAACCAAAGAGACAATATTAA
- a CDS encoding response regulator transcription factor, translated as MVKIFLAEDEKIVREGIKNGIAWEKYGFEFSGEAPDGELAYPLILKTKPDILLTDIRMPFMDGLELAELVKKELPDLHIMFFSGYDDFEYAKRAIKIGAADYLLKPVSSSQLLEALERMSEAIMQKKSEMGYKLAFCEQQEERKRMERDRLFDAIVSGKLSLSEMLLKGQEHNLHLSAPMYNLILFQIRVSDNLEQYSDMGVIFDEKLKREFDGAKDIVSFNRLSEGYAFLIMGNDPEELEHKIQSYTKCLVSLVKSCQGMEYFGGVGIPVCRLSEIRASFKAASKAYAGRYMLEYNQILRAEEALKVHEDSGSISLEGMDLTKLSRDIVPNFLRNGSVSEVRYFVEEYLQACGSNFESLIFRQYILMDIYLAVNEFLLQLGMDQEQVARELGDAKTMQPCTGSEEAAARYARDILKKAIAFRADCSQKKYRQVLDKAKEYILGHYRDENISLNVVASCVNISPNHFSTIFSQEIGITFVEYLTKVRMEAARELLLKTDLRTSEIGYQVGYKDPHYFSYLFKKIHGITPKAFRSGGEYEAQA; from the coding sequence ATGGTTAAAATTTTTCTGGCAGAGGATGAAAAGATTGTCCGGGAAGGGATTAAAAACGGGATTGCGTGGGAGAAATACGGATTTGAATTTTCAGGGGAAGCGCCGGATGGAGAACTGGCCTATCCACTGATACTGAAAACAAAGCCGGATATCCTTCTTACAGACATCCGAATGCCCTTCATGGATGGACTGGAGCTTGCTGAGCTTGTAAAAAAGGAGCTTCCGGATCTGCACATTATGTTTTTCAGCGGGTATGATGATTTTGAGTATGCAAAACGGGCCATAAAAATAGGAGCAGCGGATTATCTGTTAAAGCCGGTAAGCAGCAGCCAGCTCTTAGAGGCTCTGGAGCGGATGAGCGAAGCCATTATGCAGAAAAAAAGTGAGATGGGGTATAAACTGGCCTTTTGCGAACAGCAGGAGGAAAGAAAGCGGATGGAGAGGGACAGGCTTTTTGATGCCATTGTATCAGGAAAGCTCAGCCTTTCTGAAATGCTTTTAAAGGGGCAGGAGCACAATCTGCATTTAAGTGCTCCCATGTACAACCTCATACTGTTTCAGATCCGGGTGTCGGATAATCTGGAGCAGTATTCGGATATGGGAGTTATCTTTGATGAAAAGCTTAAGAGAGAGTTTGATGGGGCGAAGGATATTGTCTCGTTTAACCGGCTCAGCGAAGGATATGCTTTTTTGATTATGGGCAATGACCCGGAAGAATTGGAACATAAGATTCAGTCCTATACAAAATGCCTGGTGTCTCTTGTGAAATCCTGTCAGGGTATGGAATACTTTGGAGGCGTTGGGATTCCAGTCTGCAGGCTCAGTGAGATCAGAGCTTCCTTTAAGGCGGCAAGTAAGGCTTATGCAGGCCGTTACATGCTGGAATACAACCAGATATTAAGGGCTGAAGAGGCACTTAAGGTACACGAAGACTCTGGAAGCATCAGTCTGGAAGGAATGGATCTGACGAAATTAAGCAGGGATATTGTTCCGAATTTCCTGCGCAATGGTTCTGTTTCTGAAGTGAGGTATTTTGTTGAGGAATACTTACAGGCGTGTGGCAGCAATTTTGAATCCCTTATATTCAGACAGTACATATTAATGGACATTTACCTGGCGGTCAATGAGTTCCTCTTACAGCTTGGCATGGATCAGGAGCAGGTGGCAAGGGAGCTTGGAGATGCAAAGACCATGCAGCCTTGTACCGGTTCGGAGGAGGCAGCGGCCCGGTATGCCAGAGATATCTTAAAAAAGGCAATCGCATTTCGGGCGGACTGTTCCCAAAAGAAGTACCGCCAGGTTCTTGATAAGGCCAAAGAGTATATCCTAGGTCATTACCGGGATGAGAATATATCCTTAAATGTGGTCGCTTCTTGTGTGAATATCAGCCCGAATCATTTCAGTACCATATTCAGTCAGGAAATCGGAATTACGTTTGTGGAATATTTAACAAAGGTCCGTATGGAGGCAGCCAGGGAGCTTTTGTTAAAGACGGACCTTCGGACCTCTGAAATCGGTTATCAGGTGGGATATAAGGACCCTCATTATTTCAGCTATCTGTTTAAAAAGATACATGGAATCACGCCTAAGGCTTTCCGGTCAGGAGGAGAGTATGAAGCGCAGGCATGA
- a CDS encoding sensor histidine kinase codes for MKRRHDSIKSQINMMQIVVFLPVILMIGVLLSMMAWQNSQYRQSIRNLTMATEFNFDFKSNIDYKMYRIVIGADTFQTLDPYEDLENSRKIFEELKESTPQETSKKGLDGLLQLIGILEKRIDDIKASSIFGDYDQNMERLEKDIYVITDLIKESMSNYIYNETKTLESMRQTLDEQIKQAIALCIVISAYIVICLMASFSAFGKKITTPMEELCNYTMKLANGNLNVSAPKSNIREIQMLSDQYDQMVVRIGELISHIREEQELKRKTELKLLQAQINPHFLYNTLDTIVWLAEGKRHEEVVEMITALSLFLRTGLNNGRDFITIRGEEEHIKSYLQIQHFRYEDIMDYEIDFEEEIKDYSILKLTLQPIVENALYHGIKNCRKKGSLKISGWLKGQDIFLRVEDNGIGMKQEELLKMRKLVRRRGEDVDQREGFGIANVAERIRLNFGEAYELSIDSQYGVGTSVTLRIPAVLKC; via the coding sequence ATGAAGCGCAGGCATGATTCCATTAAATCACAGATCAATATGATGCAGATAGTGGTGTTTCTTCCGGTCATCCTAATGATTGGGGTACTTCTTTCTATGATGGCCTGGCAAAACAGCCAGTATCGGCAGAGCATAAGGAATTTGACCATGGCAACGGAGTTTAACTTTGACTTTAAATCAAACATTGATTATAAGATGTACCGGATCGTAATCGGAGCAGATACCTTTCAGACCTTGGACCCTTATGAGGACCTTGAAAATTCCAGAAAGATATTTGAAGAGCTTAAGGAGTCCACACCTCAGGAGACCAGTAAAAAGGGGCTGGACGGTCTGCTTCAGCTCATAGGAATTTTAGAAAAGAGAATTGATGATATTAAGGCCAGCAGTATTTTCGGCGATTATGACCAGAACATGGAACGGCTGGAAAAGGACATTTATGTGATCACCGATCTCATAAAAGAGTCCATGTCCAACTATATTTATAATGAGACGAAAACCCTGGAGTCCATGCGCCAGACCTTAGATGAACAGATTAAGCAGGCCATTGCCCTTTGCATCGTGATTTCTGCTTACATTGTCATATGTCTTATGGCCTCCTTTTCTGCCTTTGGGAAAAAGATTACAACGCCCATGGAAGAGCTGTGCAATTACACCATGAAGCTGGCCAATGGAAACTTAAATGTCAGTGCGCCAAAAAGCAACATCAGGGAAATACAGATGTTAAGTGACCAATACGACCAGATGGTGGTGCGGATCGGGGAACTCATTTCGCATATCAGGGAGGAACAGGAGCTTAAAAGGAAGACAGAGCTTAAGCTTTTGCAGGCTCAAATTAACCCTCATTTTCTTTATAATACCCTGGATACCATCGTGTGGCTGGCAGAGGGGAAGCGTCATGAGGAAGTGGTGGAGATGATTACGGCTCTTTCCCTCTTTCTTCGGACGGGGCTTAATAACGGGCGGGATTTTATTACCATACGGGGAGAGGAAGAGCATATTAAAAGCTATCTTCAGATTCAGCATTTCCGTTATGAAGATATTATGGATTATGAGATCGATTTTGAGGAAGAGATTAAGGACTATTCCATCCTAAAGCTTACCCTACAGCCCATTGTAGAGAATGCCCTTTACCATGGTATTAAGAATTGCAGAAAAAAGGGGTCTCTTAAGATCAGCGGCTGGCTGAAAGGACAAGATATCTTTTTAAGGGTAGAGGACAACGGAATCGGAATGAAACAGGAGGAGCTTTTAAAGATGCGGAAGCTGGTCCGCAGAAGAGGAGAAGATGTAGACCAGCGGGAAGGCTTTGGAATTGCCAACGTAGCGGAGCGTATCCGGTTGAATTTCGGGGAAGCCTATGAGCTTTCCATTGACAGCCAGTATGGAGTGGGGACGTCAGTGACCCTGCGAATTCCGGCAGTCTTAAAATGTTAG
- a CDS encoding sugar ABC transporter ATP-binding protein: MPGEHVLAMRNITKTFPGVQALSHVDFTLRSGEIHALMGENGAGKSTLIKVLTGVEEFESGEITLLGEKGDIINHSPQEAQERGISTVYQEVNLCPNLSVAENLFIGREPRRAGMIDWKTMNRKAKELLKGLKIEIDVTKAIENYSIALQQMIAIARAVDMSAKVLILDEPTSSLDDSEVEKLFKLMKRLKSEGVGIIFVTHFLEQVYEVCDRITVLRNGCLVGEYETEKLPRVQLVAKMMGKDFDDLASIKKEKEEGKIREDIVIDAHGIGHQGSIKPYDLKIHKGEVVGLTGLLGSGRSELARSLYGADKPDSGELKVNGTHVTVNKPLDAMMAGMAYLPENRKEEGIVADLSVRDNLILALQAKRGMFHLIGRKEQEELAEEYVKILQIKTASLDTPIKSLSGGNQQKVILGRWLLTNPDFLILDEPTRGIDVGTKTEIQKLVVKLAEEGKSVMFISSEVEEMLRTCTRMAVLRDGEKVGELEEHELDQNQIMKAIAGGGADE; this comes from the coding sequence ATGCCAGGTGAACACGTATTGGCCATGCGAAATATAACGAAAACGTTTCCAGGGGTTCAGGCTCTGTCCCATGTGGATTTTACCCTTCGAAGCGGGGAAATCCACGCACTGATGGGAGAGAATGGAGCGGGGAAATCCACTCTCATAAAGGTTCTTACAGGAGTCGAGGAGTTTGAATCCGGGGAGATTACCCTCCTTGGAGAAAAGGGTGATATCATCAATCATTCTCCCCAGGAGGCACAGGAGCGGGGAATCAGCACCGTATATCAGGAGGTGAATCTCTGCCCCAATCTTTCCGTGGCGGAAAACCTTTTTATCGGAAGAGAGCCAAGGCGGGCTGGCATGATCGACTGGAAGACCATGAACCGGAAGGCAAAAGAGCTTCTAAAAGGGCTTAAGATTGAAATTGATGTGACAAAGGCCATAGAGAATTACTCCATTGCACTCCAGCAGATGATAGCCATTGCAAGAGCCGTGGATATGTCAGCGAAGGTCTTAATCCTTGATGAGCCTACCTCTTCCCTTGACGACAGCGAGGTGGAGAAGCTGTTTAAGCTGATGAAGCGTCTGAAATCCGAAGGAGTCGGAATCATTTTCGTGACTCATTTCCTGGAGCAGGTCTATGAGGTCTGTGACCGGATTACGGTGCTCAGAAACGGCTGCCTGGTGGGAGAGTATGAAACGGAAAAGCTTCCAAGGGTACAGCTGGTTGCAAAGATGATGGGTAAGGATTTTGATGATCTGGCCTCCATTAAGAAGGAAAAAGAGGAAGGAAAGATCCGTGAGGATATCGTCATTGATGCACATGGCATTGGACATCAGGGATCTATTAAACCTTATGATCTTAAGATTCATAAAGGGGAAGTCGTAGGGCTTACGGGGCTGCTAGGCTCCGGCCGTTCTGAGCTTGCCAGAAGCCTTTACGGGGCGGATAAGCCAGACAGCGGAGAGCTTAAGGTAAATGGAACCCATGTGACGGTGAATAAGCCCTTAGATGCCATGATGGCAGGAATGGCTTATCTGCCCGAGAACCGGAAGGAAGAAGGAATTGTTGCGGACCTGTCTGTAAGGGATAATCTAATTCTTGCCCTACAGGCAAAAAGGGGCATGTTCCATCTCATTGGCAGAAAGGAGCAGGAGGAGCTGGCAGAGGAGTATGTAAAGATACTCCAGATAAAAACAGCCAGTCTGGACACTCCCATTAAAAGTCTGAGCGGAGGAAACCAGCAGAAAGTAATTTTAGGGCGCTGGCTCCTGACCAATCCTGATTTTCTTATTTTAGATGAGCCTACAAGAGGAATTGATGTAGGAACCAAAACAGAGATACAAAAACTTGTGGTGAAGCTTGCGGAGGAGGGGAAATCCGTCATGTTCATTTCATCAGAAGTAGAGGAAATGCTTCGTACCTGCACCCGAATGGCAGTGCTTCGGGACGGGGAAAAGGTAGGCGAGCTGGAGGAACATGAGCTTGACCAGAACCAGATCATGAAAGCGATTGCAGGAGGTGGGGCAGATGAATAA
- a CDS encoding beta-glucoside-specific PTS transporter subunit IIABC yields MAFNHENTARSILDKVGGDKNVIGLTHCMTRLRFVLKDFNVPKDAEIEKIPGVIRVIRQGGQYQVVIGNEVSNVYNELLKLGKFEETTGSKNDGPKENLFFRLSGFIAGCMTPLLPAMLGCGMIKVVLTLLTTFHLVDPTGSTYIALEAAGDAFFYFMPILLAMTTAKRLGSNIYLAMVMAAFLLHPKLGALLAEGSTTYFGLPVTSANYASSVLPVLLMVPIMGYVERFADKICPSLVKVFLKPLIVIFVTIPIALVVVGPIGSIAGNYLASGINLLYSSAGWLAIMLLSAAMPFIVMTGMHYALLPIATIGLATLGFDAVLIITMFCSNLAQGAASLAVAVKNKDKDTRSTASAAGISAIVAGVTEPAMYGVTLKYKTPMMAAVIGAGAAGLYAGITHLVAYSMGGSPSSLSLIQMIGGDSFGNMINGVITLAISLIVTFVMTMILYKPEIKEEETETVKEPAEEKKPLVETIQLTSPVTGTVIPLSQVEDAVFSGGILGEGVGLIPEEGKVFAPADGTISAITETKHAVGMTSEDGAEILIHVGLDTVQLGGEGFVLHCKVGDKVKQGALLLEFDMEKIKEAGFPLTTPVLVSNMNQFISLKATEDKKVKAGDTLLTIV; encoded by the coding sequence ATGGCATTTAATCATGAGAATACCGCTAGGTCCATTCTGGATAAAGTAGGCGGAGATAAAAATGTGATAGGACTGACTCACTGCATGACACGTTTGAGATTTGTTTTAAAGGACTTTAATGTGCCTAAGGATGCAGAAATTGAAAAAATACCTGGAGTTATCAGGGTAATCCGCCAGGGCGGTCAGTACCAGGTAGTCATTGGAAATGAGGTTTCCAATGTCTATAACGAGCTTTTAAAGCTTGGTAAATTTGAAGAGACCACAGGTTCTAAGAACGATGGACCAAAGGAGAATTTATTCTTCCGTCTTTCCGGTTTTATTGCTGGTTGTATGACACCTCTTCTTCCTGCCATGCTTGGCTGTGGTATGATTAAGGTGGTATTAACTCTTTTGACCACATTCCACCTTGTAGATCCAACTGGAAGTACTTATATTGCCTTAGAAGCGGCAGGCGATGCATTCTTCTACTTCATGCCGATACTTCTTGCTATGACAACAGCAAAACGTCTTGGCTCCAATATTTACCTTGCCATGGTTATGGCTGCGTTCCTGCTCCACCCGAAGTTAGGAGCACTTCTGGCAGAAGGCAGCACCACCTACTTTGGGCTTCCTGTAACCTCAGCTAACTATGCTTCATCCGTACTCCCAGTACTTCTCATGGTGCCGATTATGGGATACGTGGAGCGATTTGCAGATAAGATCTGCCCAAGTCTTGTAAAAGTATTTTTAAAACCACTGATTGTAATATTTGTTACAATTCCAATCGCACTTGTAGTAGTAGGACCGATTGGAAGTATTGCAGGTAATTATCTGGCATCTGGAATTAACCTTTTATATAGCAGCGCAGGCTGGCTGGCTATTATGCTTCTTTCCGCCGCAATGCCATTTATCGTTATGACAGGCATGCACTATGCATTGCTTCCAATTGCAACCATCGGTCTGGCAACTCTGGGATTTGATGCAGTTTTAATTATTACCATGTTCTGCTCTAACTTGGCACAGGGTGCCGCTTCTTTAGCAGTTGCAGTGAAAAATAAAGATAAAGATACTAGATCAACCGCATCAGCCGCAGGTATTTCCGCCATTGTAGCAGGTGTTACAGAGCCAGCGATGTATGGTGTAACCCTGAAATATAAAACTCCAATGATGGCTGCAGTCATTGGTGCAGGAGCCGCAGGACTTTATGCAGGTATTACTCACCTGGTGGCTTATTCCATGGGTGGATCTCCATCTTCCTTATCTTTAATCCAGATGATTGGCGGAGACAGCTTTGGAAATATGATCAATGGTGTTATTACCTTAGCCATATCTCTTATCGTAACCTTTGTCATGACAATGATTCTCTACAAACCGGAGATAAAGGAAGAGGAGACAGAAACAGTAAAAGAGCCAGCAGAAGAGAAAAAACCACTGGTAGAAACCATTCAGTTAACAAGCCCGGTGACAGGTACTGTAATTCCTCTGTCTCAGGTTGAGGATGCAGTGTTCTCCGGCGGAATTCTTGGAGAGGGAGTGGGTTTGATTCCGGAAGAAGGAAAGGTATTTGCCCCTGCTGATGGAACCATTAGTGCTATCACAGAAACAAAACATGCCGTTGGGATGACTAGTGAAGACGGAGCGGAGATTTTAATCCACGTAGGACTTGATACCGTACAGTTAGGGGGAGAAGGCTTTGTTCTCCACTGCAAGGTAGGGGATAAAGTAAAGCAAGGAGCTCTTTTACTTGAGTTTGATATGGAGAAAATCAAAGAAGCTGGATTTCCTTTAACAACTCCCGTTCTTGTATCTAACATGAATCAGTTTATAAGCCTGAAAGCCACAGAAGATAAGAAGGTAAAGGCTGGAGATACCCTGTTAACGATTGTCTGA
- a CDS encoding carboxylesterase family protein, translated as MKKQFLIAGMVLFTAVMAAGCGGAGKKETAPAITSASESTSTKEETTKQDISSDETIISTTYGPVKGVKEGEILTWYGIPYGKEPSGELRFKAPAAPDAWKEPLECTEPSKPALQLAGKEVTGSEDSLRLTVYAKEGSEKLPVMVFIHGGNNQTGNAGEIPGTELVKNANCVYVSVDYRLGLLGFNCLPALTKEGGTGNFGMLDIAKSLDWVKENIEEFGGDPDNITISGFSAGGRDVMAMLISPVFEGKFQKAIAFSGGMTTAEEALSAKKIAKALAPLAVEDKKASDENEAAKWLMTDGDDVKEYLYSISPERLAPLMGNAMIRMSVFPHLYEDGTVIPKEGFQTQTYNSVPLMMLTGSSEFSLFCLNDPYFSSDDMKGYSEDELKNAKAFASRYGSDMYRIFNAQESAETMYDHYKSDIYICQVDYGSTASAVKDLGDYGAFHGIFVPMLSSKNNYTEIFKGAFEKPGYVAMAKEYNQYLANFLSSGDPNGQGMTSWSKWAPDNKVTMVFDGDETNAVIAQKDVSTTYEDILKAMEADASVSREIKDKMVKHVLDGRWFSSALDEKYKNESLWADVNNK; from the coding sequence ATGAAAAAACAATTTCTGATTGCAGGAATGGTTCTTTTTACAGCAGTGATGGCAGCAGGATGTGGGGGAGCCGGGAAAAAGGAAACGGCTCCTGCCATCACATCGGCATCTGAATCTACAAGTACAAAAGAAGAAACGACGAAACAGGATATTAGTTCTGACGAGACCATAATTTCGACAACATATGGTCCGGTGAAAGGGGTTAAAGAAGGGGAGATCTTAACCTGGTACGGAATTCCTTATGGAAAGGAACCGTCAGGAGAACTTCGTTTTAAAGCGCCTGCAGCGCCTGATGCCTGGAAGGAGCCACTGGAGTGCACAGAGCCGTCAAAGCCGGCTCTCCAGTTGGCGGGGAAAGAGGTAACAGGCAGTGAAGACAGCCTGCGCCTTACTGTTTATGCGAAAGAAGGAAGTGAAAAGCTTCCGGTCATGGTATTCATTCACGGAGGCAATAATCAGACAGGAAACGCAGGTGAAATTCCAGGTACTGAGCTGGTTAAAAATGCGAATTGTGTTTATGTTTCTGTGGATTACCGATTGGGACTTTTGGGTTTTAACTGTCTGCCGGCCCTTACAAAGGAGGGAGGAACAGGCAACTTCGGAATGTTAGACATTGCAAAATCCCTTGACTGGGTGAAGGAGAACATAGAGGAATTCGGTGGTGATCCGGATAATATTACCATATCTGGATTTTCTGCCGGAGGCCGTGATGTGATGGCAATGTTGATCAGTCCGGTATTTGAAGGGAAGTTCCAGAAGGCAATTGCATTCAGCGGCGGTATGACCACTGCAGAGGAAGCGTTAAGCGCCAAAAAGATTGCAAAGGCATTGGCTCCTCTGGCTGTAGAGGATAAAAAAGCGTCGGATGAAAATGAGGCCGCTAAGTGGCTGATGACCGATGGGGATGACGTAAAGGAATATCTGTATTCCATTTCTCCGGAGCGTCTGGCGCCTCTTATGGGCAATGCCATGATCCGTATGAGTGTGTTCCCTCATCTTTACGAGGATGGAACCGTAATTCCAAAAGAAGGCTTTCAGACTCAGACTTATAACAGCGTTCCTTTGATGATGCTTACGGGAAGCTCGGAGTTTTCTTTATTCTGTCTCAATGACCCTTACTTTAGCAGTGATGACATGAAGGGATACTCAGAAGATGAGCTAAAGAATGCCAAAGCATTTGCCAGCAGGTACGGAAGTGATATGTACCGGATTTTTAATGCACAGGAAAGTGCCGAGACCATGTATGATCATTATAAGTCTGATATTTATATTTGTCAGGTGGACTATGGCAGTACAGCATCAGCGGTGAAGGATCTGGGTGATTACGGGGCATTCCATGGAATCTTTGTTCCTATGCTTTCCTCTAAGAACAATTATACAGAGATTTTCAAGGGAGCCTTTGAGAAGCCGGGGTATGTTGCCATGGCAAAAGAATACAATCAGTATCTGGCTAATTTCCTTTCTTCCGGTGATCCAAATGGGCAGGGAATGACTTCCTGGAGTAAATGGGCACCGGATAATAAGGTAACCATGGTGTTTGATGGCGATGAGACAAACGCGGTCATTGCACAAAAGGATGTGAGCACCACCTATGAGGACATTCTAAAGGCAATGGAGGCCGATGCCAGTGTATCCCGGGAAATTAAGGATAAGATGGTGAAACATGTGTTAGACGGCCGCTGGTTTAGTTCTGCTCTGGATGAGAAATATAAGAACGAAAGCCTTTGGGCAGATGTAAATAACAAGTAA